CGACCCCAAGTCTAAAAAAGCGACTCTCTTTGTGCCCAAAAAGGACCCGTTCAAGGAGTTCTGGGTGGGCAAGCGACTGGGGTTCCTGGAAGGGGACCGCACTGTGTCCCAAACTACCGGCATCATGGACGTGCGCCCGGCCAGTGACCTCTGGAAGTTCGTCGCGGAACTTGCCGCCAAGTACGCAGCGCAAAAAAAGCCCCACGCCTACGCCTATTACTTCGAGAAGTTCGAGGGCGACCACAACAAAAAGTTCGCCTCCACGCTCGCCGGCAAGCTCCGCCGCTTCCACATGGCGGTCAAGAGCTGCGCGCCGCAGCACTTTGAAGAGCGCCTGGTGCTGGGCCCCGAGCGCGTCAAGGAGGCGAGGGTCGCCCAAGACGCCACCAACAAGGCGTTCCGTGCCATCCTCTCGCAGTTCAAGTCCTTCAAGAACGAGCGCAGTCTCTCGCTTTGCCTCAATTACGAGATGCAGCGCCGTAGCGACGGCGACCTCGCGTTCCCGACCATCGCTGCGGGCGGGGCAAACGCTTGCTGCCTGCACTACGTCAAGAACGACGAGCCGCTCCGCCGGGGCGACCTTTTGCTGCTCGACTTCGGTGTGCGGTTCGGCACGCTCCACAGCGACATCTCGCGTACCATCCCGGTGAGCGGCAAGTTCGACCCGCTGCAAAAACTGCTCTACCAGATTGTGCTGGACTCGGCGTTGGAGTACCAAAAGTATGTGAAACCCGGCGTCTCGCTTAAACAGATAGGGCAAGTGCCGTGGGAGTTCATTATGCGCGAACTCGAAACGCGCCTGGTGCAAAAGGCGAGGGGTGCATACAAACTAATGTACGACAAGCGTCCCCACGGGGTAAGCCACTTTATTGGCGAGCAAATCCACGAGGGCGACCCGGGTTCCCGCTCGCTCGACGTAGTCCTCAAGCCGGGGATGCTCATTTCTTGCGAGCCCGGGCTCTACGGCGAATTCACCGCGGTCATAGGCGGCAAGCGCTACCGCCAAAAGATCGGTATCCGCATCGAGGATGACTTGCTCATCACTCGGGACGGTTTTGAAAACATATCGAAACACATTCCGCGGACTATCGCCGAAATCGAGAGACTGATCGGGTTGGCTAATCGGGTGGGTGAACGGTAATTTTTCTAAATTCCTTTAAAAATCTAAAAAGGAAAGTTTAAATCATGTGGAAAACCAAAGGTGCCATTAGGTACTTTCTTTCGATTCTAGCAACGACTTTTGTACAGATGGGCGTCTTTCTCTATGCCCAAAAGATTTTGGCAGGGGCCTTCGCCGACGTGAACAGCGGACAGACCTGGCAGACTTTCATGCTCCAGATTTTCTTTGTGGCCCCTTACATCTTGATGGTCTGGTTCGCAGGATTCTTCACCAACCGTTTTTCCAAGAACAAGATTCTGGCGTGGTCGTCCCTCATGATGAGCCTCTTTGTCGTTGCCATGGCAGTCCTTGTGACGGTGGGCGTCCCGAGGGTCGCCTTCTGGCTTTCCATTGGGCTTTCTTGCGGCTTCGCCATCAATAGCGCTGCCAAGTACGCCATCATCAAGGAGATGTTCGGCGTCCGCAACATGAGCTACGCCAACGCCTTTTTGCAGATTTTCTCGCTGAGCGGCATCATCGCGGCCAGTTGGCTCGTGGTCGTGGGCGTGAACCTCATCGACATGGAAACCCTGGTGAGCTACGAGGCGGTCCACCACATTTTGGACCGTTCCGTGGTCATTCCCTGGATTCTGACAGGCGTGAGCATCCTGGGCACCGTGGCAAGCTTCCTGGTGCCCCAGGTCAAATACGCCGACAAGAACATCAACTTCAATACGGCCCGCCGCCGCCTGAGCCTTGGCTGGCGTCGTCCAACGCTGCGTGCCTCCATTATCGCGCTTTCCATGTTCTGGGCCATCGCCCAGGTGTTCCTCCTCATGTATCAGGACGTCTCCGGTTCGTCATCTGTAGACATGATGCAGAACTACATAGCGTTTGCCATCGTGGGCCTCATGGTTGGCTCCATAATCGCCGCCCACAACTCCAAGGACTTTATCGAGACCGGTTTCATCCCGCTGGGCATGATCGGCATGTCCATCTGTCTTTTTCTCATCCCCTTCACGGTTCATCCGGTAACGCTCATTATCTTCTACTCCGCGATTGGTTTGTTTGGCGGCCTGGTGCTTGTGCCAGTGAACGCCCTTTTGCAGTACAACACGCGTCCCAACAACTCCGGGTGGGTGCTCGCCTTCGCTAACATGATCCAGGCGTTGGTGCTGGTGTTGTTCCTCTTTATTTACTCGGCGATGGTACATTACACCAGCCTGCCTAGGGAAGTCTACTTCATCATCCTCGGTATTGTCTCCATTGCCGTGTTCTACTGGGCCATTTTGAATCTCCCGCAGGCGCTCATCCGCACCGTTTTGCGCCTGGTGTTCAGCCTCTACAAGATCCGTGTGCTCAACGTAGGCAACATTCCCAACGACGGTCCGGTGCTCCTGGTGGGCAACCACCACAGCTTTGTGGACTGGGCGATGGTGCAAATGGCGAGCCCGCGCCCGCTGTGCATCGCGAGCAACAAGGATCATTTCGACAAGTGGTACCTCCGCTCCATCCTCAAACGCCTGGGCATGATCCGCATCGACCGCCAGCATCCCGAGGACGCCATGGGCAAAATCCACGATGCGCTCCTCGCCGGCAAGGCGGTGGTGATTTTCCCGACGGGCGAGGTTTCCAAGTCCCCCCACGTGGAACCCTTCATTATCGACTACACCAAGGCGGTGGAGGGCACCGAAGCCCATGTCTTACCGTTCTATATCCAGGGCTTGTGGGGCAGCAACTACAGCTACAGCGGCTCCAACATGTATGGTGCTTCGGCCGAACGTGCCGTGACGGTCGCCTTTGGCGAGCCCATCCCGGCAAACACGCCTCCCAACGAAGTCCGTTCCATTATCCGCGAAATCTCCATTGACGCCTGGAACTACGCGGTCTCGTTCGTGAAGCCCGTTGGCGACAGCTGGATCCGCACTTACAAAAAACACGTCAAGAATGGTCCTGCCATTTACAGTCCCGACGGCAAGCATTTCTCGGGATTCAAGCTCATGGGCGCCGTGCTCGCCTTCAGCCGCCTCCTCAAAAAGAAACTGGGCAACAGGGAACAGGCGGTAGGCATCATTTTGCCGCCGAGCCCCGCGGGCGTCATCGTGAACCTGGCGCTTTGGCTTTTGGGCAAGACCAACGTCAACCTCAATTACACCTCCTCTGTAGACAACGTAAAGCATTGCTGCGACCGCGCAGACGTTGTCACGGTCATCACCAGCCGCCTCTTTATCGAAAAGCTCAAGGGCCGCGGCAACGACTACTCCAAAATCGCAAGCGACAAACTGCACATTTTGTATGCCGAAGACCTCATGAAGGAAATACCCAAGGCAAAAATCGCCTTCCTCATGATGTTCTGCATCGTGTCGCCCATTTGGCTCATCAAGTTCCTGTTCCGCAAGCGCGTGAGCATTAACGACATCGCCGCCATCGTGTTCAGTTCCGGTTCCGAGGGCACCCCCAAGGGCGTGATGCTCAGCCACAAGAACCTCATGGGCAACATCCAGCAGCTGGCGTGCATTTTCAACGTGACCAAGAACGACGTGATGCTCTCGGAGCTCCCTCTGTTCCACAGCTTTGGCCTCACCGTGACGACCCTCTTGAACCTCACCGAGGGTTGCCCCATCGTGGCGGTCGCGGATCCCACCGACGTGAAGACTATGGCGCGCGTGTGCGCCGAGTTCCGCGTTTCCGCCTTTGTGGCGACCCCCACGTTCTTGCGCGCCTTTACCATCAGCCGCTACGTTCACCCCATGTCGCTCAAGTATGTGCGTCTCATTATTGCCGGTGCCGAGGCTCTCCGCACCGAACTCGCCACTGCCTTCCGCCTCAAGTTCGGCAAGGAGATTTTCGAGGGCTACGGCTGTACCGAGACCGCTCCCGTGGCGAGCGTAAACACCGAGAACAACCTGCGCGGCGACTACATGACCATGCAGGTCAACAACAAGCCGGGCACCGTGGGCATGGCACTCCCGGGATCGCAGTTCCTGATTGTGGACCCCGAGACCAACGAGAAGCTCCCCACGGGCGAGGCGGGCATGATCCTCATTGGAGGCTGCCAGGTGATGGTTGGCTACCTCAAGGACCCCGAACGCACTCACTCCGTGATGGTCGAAATCGACGGCAAACGCTACTACCGTACCGGCGACAAGGGCTACCTCGACGAGGACGGCTTCCTCACCATCGTAGACCGCTACAGCCGCTTTGCCAAGCTCGGCGGCGAAATGGTCAGCCTGGGCGCTGTCGAAAAGAAGATTCAGGACACGCAGGTCCTGGAGGGGTGCGACTACGTGGTCACTTCCATCCCCGACGCGGCGAAGGGCGAAAAGATCGTGCTCGTGTACCAAGGCGAAAAGGATGAATCCACTGTGGTTTCGGAACTGCGCTCCAGCGGTATGCCGCCCCTCATGATTCCCTCGCTCGCCATGAACGTAGAAGCGGTTCCCAAACTCGGCACGGGCAAGGCGGACTTTACTACCGCAAAGAAGATGGTCATTGAAATGTTGGCGAACAAACGATGAACGGACTGACTCCCATACGCACTGTGCGCCTTTTGGCAAGCCTCATCGCCTTGTTGGGCATGATCCTGTTGTTCATGGAACGGGTGCTCTCGTACCTCTTGAAGACTGCCCAGGTCGCCGTGCAAATGGCGGTGGAACGCTACAGCAACTTCACGGGGCGCATGGCGCTCGAGAACTTTAGCGAAGACCGCACCCTTTACGCTATGGTGCAGGAGGCGCAAAAGATGCTCCCCTCGGCGGAGGCCGCGCTGGTGGTGATCCTAGTCGTGGCGATTGCCCTGATTGTGGTGGCGGCGCTTGCGCTTGCATTGCCGAACCAGTTTGCGCATGTGCTGGTTTCATTGAAGCTTTTAAAATGGGAGACGGGCGAGGAGGTTCCCTCGGGTGGGGCCAACCTGCCTCAATACATGAACAAGGTCGGTATCGTCGTCATGGCCGTGATTGGGGCTGCCCTGGTCGTAGGCTTTGTGACAAAGAGCTGTTCCGAGTCGTTGGCGGTCGCTAAGATTGATTCCGCGTCCCAGGAACTTGCAGAGAACGCCCTGGTCTACATCAACGCCCAAAAGGCGTACTTCGCCAAAAAAAAAGCAGTGGGCGGTCCCAAGGCGCTGCAACTGCCCGACTCCTCTTCGAGCGACCACTTTGAATACAAGGTAACGGCAAGCCGTTTTTTCGCCGTCGCCAAAGACGCCATCGGCGATTGTCCCGCGGGCTCCAAGTGGACAGTGTCCTCGGGTACTAAGGGGTTCTTTACGCAGGAGTTGACCCTTTACAGGGCAGCCCCCAAGGACACGAACTGTGTCAAGATTCTGCCCGGCTTCAAAAACCTCGGGCGCAATATGCCCAAAAGCAGGTCTTAAATTACTGGTAGCCCATTTTGGGGGAAATCTCTGTATTGGACACTATTGTGTAATATAAATTACAAAAATACCGATAGAAAGTTATATTTTTACACATTTACATAACTTTCGTGTAAATTTTTTTATTTCCTCAAAAAACGATTATAAATTAATATACGTTGGTTTAATAGGGAGTATCATAATGAAAAAAATGGTTCCACTCGCAATCGCCGCTTTTGTCGGCGCAAGTTTCGCCGCCGATATCACATGGGTGCCGCAATGCGCCAGTAACGGCTTTACGCTGATCGCTGAATCGGAGCACTTCGAGGTCTGCAAGAAGCCCACGACCGACGACGGGCAGGCGAATAACGTTTCGATTCCGAATGCGGATGCGCAGGGCGTGCTCTCGTCGCTTGAGAAGGTTTTCTCGTTCTATATCGATTCGCTCGGCTGGATGTTGCCCTTCCCGAAAAGCCCGGATAAGAAACTCAAGAGCAACATCTACGTGTTCGACAATTCCGTGATGGCGGCGCTCTACGGCGGGCAGGACTACGTGAAGGGCCTGAACAATGAATTCGGCCCCGGAATGTGGATAGGCGTGGGTTCCCTCAAGGATTACTGGGGTACGTCGCATGAGTTCGCACATGGCCTGCAAGGGGTTGCGGGCTGGATGGGCAACAACAGCCATTCGGGCTGGTTCGCCGAAAGCCATGCGAACTGGATGGCCCACCAGTACAATCCGAACGACGCCCACTGCGCCGAATACCTCATCAATTTTCCGTACCTGTATTACGGTTCCACGCGCGATCGCTATTGCAACTGGCAATTCCTGGAACACTTGAAAGAGGAATTCGGTGGCGGCTACAAGGGGGCTCACGAGGTCAACCGTATTTGGATGGAAT
Above is a genomic segment from Fibrobacter sp. UWP2 containing:
- a CDS encoding aminopeptidase P family protein; translation: MQTQKKLVQAYSQVFISSKKYDSKAIYAKRRLAMMKKLDSFAVFAGMPVEPGCEEAFAQTWTKFVQEPAFVYLTGVNQAGCYLVLDPKSKKATLFVPKKDPFKEFWVGKRLGFLEGDRTVSQTTGIMDVRPASDLWKFVAELAAKYAAQKKPHAYAYYFEKFEGDHNKKFASTLAGKLRRFHMAVKSCAPQHFEERLVLGPERVKEARVAQDATNKAFRAILSQFKSFKNERSLSLCLNYEMQRRSDGDLAFPTIAAGGANACCLHYVKNDEPLRRGDLLLLDFGVRFGTLHSDISRTIPVSGKFDPLQKLLYQIVLDSALEYQKYVKPGVSLKQIGQVPWEFIMRELETRLVQKARGAYKLMYDKRPHGVSHFIGEQIHEGDPGSRSLDVVLKPGMLISCEPGLYGEFTAVIGGKRYRQKIGIRIEDDLLITRDGFENISKHIPRTIAEIERLIGLANRVGER
- a CDS encoding MFS transporter, which translates into the protein MGVFLYAQKILAGAFADVNSGQTWQTFMLQIFFVAPYILMVWFAGFFTNRFSKNKILAWSSLMMSLFVVAMAVLVTVGVPRVAFWLSIGLSCGFAINSAAKYAIIKEMFGVRNMSYANAFLQIFSLSGIIAASWLVVVGVNLIDMETLVSYEAVHHILDRSVVIPWILTGVSILGTVASFLVPQVKYADKNINFNTARRRLSLGWRRPTLRASIIALSMFWAIAQVFLLMYQDVSGSSSVDMMQNYIAFAIVGLMVGSIIAAHNSKDFIETGFIPLGMIGMSICLFLIPFTVHPVTLIIFYSAIGLFGGLVLVPVNALLQYNTRPNNSGWVLAFANMIQALVLVLFLFIYSAMVHYTSLPREVYFIILGIVSIAVFYWAILNLPQALIRTVLRLVFSLYKIRVLNVGNIPNDGPVLLVGNHHSFVDWAMVQMASPRPLCIASNKDHFDKWYLRSILKRLGMIRIDRQHPEDAMGKIHDALLAGKAVVIFPTGEVSKSPHVEPFIIDYTKAVEGTEAHVLPFYIQGLWGSNYSYSGSNMYGASAERAVTVAFGEPIPANTPPNEVRSIIREISIDAWNYAVSFVKPVGDSWIRTYKKHVKNGPAIYSPDGKHFSGFKLMGAVLAFSRLLKKKLGNREQAVGIILPPSPAGVIVNLALWLLGKTNVNLNYTSSVDNVKHCCDRADVVTVITSRLFIEKLKGRGNDYSKIASDKLHILYAEDLMKEIPKAKIAFLMMFCIVSPIWLIKFLFRKRVSINDIAAIVFSSGSEGTPKGVMLSHKNLMGNIQQLACIFNVTKNDVMLSELPLFHSFGLTVTTLLNLTEGCPIVAVADPTDVKTMARVCAEFRVSAFVATPTFLRAFTISRYVHPMSLKYVRLIIAGAEALRTELATAFRLKFGKEIFEGYGCTETAPVASVNTENNLRGDYMTMQVNNKPGTVGMALPGSQFLIVDPETNEKLPTGEAGMILIGGCQVMVGYLKDPERTHSVMVEIDGKRYYRTGDKGYLDEDGFLTIVDRYSRFAKLGGEMVSLGAVEKKIQDTQVLEGCDYVVTSIPDAAKGEKIVLVYQGEKDESTVVSELRSSGMPPLMIPSLAMNVEAVPKLGTGKADFTTAKKMVIEMLANKR